The following coding sequences lie in one Paucidesulfovibrio gracilis DSM 16080 genomic window:
- the ribB gene encoding 3,4-dihydroxy-2-butanone-4-phosphate synthase, with protein MDQSLLSRFGDQVERVRAGIEALRQGRGVLVTDDADRENEGDLIFPAQTLRVDQMAMLIRECSGIVCLCLTDEKVRALELPPMVRDNSSRYQTAFTVSIEAAEGVTTGVSAADRLRTVQAAIASSATPGDLHRPGHVFPLCAKPNGVLERRGHTEATVDMMRLAGLEPCGVLCELTNPDGTMARLPEVASFGERHDFPVLTVEDLAYYREQVAQQ; from the coding sequence ATGGATCAGTCGTTGCTTTCCCGTTTTGGTGATCAGGTGGAACGTGTGCGCGCCGGAATTGAAGCCCTTCGCCAAGGCAGGGGGGTTTTGGTTACGGATGATGCGGATCGTGAGAATGAAGGCGATTTGATTTTTCCCGCTCAGACATTGCGTGTGGATCAAATGGCCATGCTCATCCGTGAGTGCAGCGGGATTGTCTGTCTTTGCCTTACGGATGAAAAGGTGCGCGCTCTTGAGCTGCCGCCTATGGTTCGTGATAATTCCAGCCGATATCAAACCGCGTTTACAGTCTCCATTGAAGCTGCCGAGGGCGTGACGACGGGTGTTTCCGCAGCGGATCGTTTGCGAACCGTGCAAGCTGCCATAGCCTCTTCAGCCACTCCGGGTGACTTGCATCGCCCCGGACATGTGTTTCCGCTTTGTGCAAAACCCAACGGCGTACTGGAGCGTCGAGGGCATACGGAAGCTACTGTGGATATGATGCGCTTGGCCGGTCTGGAACCTTGCGGTGTGTTGTGTGAGCTTACGAATCCGGACGGCACCATGGCCCGCTTGCCGGAGGTTGCATCGTTTGGCGAGCGACATGATTTTCCCGTGCTCACCGTGGAAGACCTAGCCTATTATCGTGAGCAGGTCGCTCAGCAGTAA
- a CDS encoding PAS domain S-box protein, protein MTYIRSVMSMLLLLGGLCFLPSAMAGGQGEAGPLIIVGDENYPPFEYVGDNGTPRGIFVDYWKEWSKQTGIPIEYRLEPWLEALRMVKAGEADVLSGLFRTSAREQFFDYGQPYYSIRGAVFFHESVLGVRSLADLRGFRVGVVQGDYASTFLREKAPYLRLALFSNHEAMVRAAISKDIRVMVGDQPVITFFLSRHASGDAFRYSPDPLYSEGCHPAVRKGDGATLSLLQQHADAVPRARLESIVQRWIGQNALKRLPWEWIATLAAVLLLAMLFLGLRNRELLQRVGFAKESLTRSEERYQLAVLGANDGIWDWDRETDQVYFSPRWKEIIGYGDHELANDLDEWKSRIHPEDYDRVMEANQALFDRNTDSFAVEYRMLHRDGSWRWILGRGTCLRDASGTIRRMAGVHSDVTHRREMEEDLRRSEETLREILENMMDGYYRADLSGRLVMSNRRMYELLGYEKFSEVEGKDVASTFYYRPEDRRALLEQLMQQGVLQSFSSLLRHKNGQAVPVETSSRLVLDGKGQPIAVEGVVRDVSERRRHERELQRLVERLEAKNDELERFTYTVSHDLKSPIITIKGFLGLLERDLELGDPDRVAADLARINNATDRMEKLLRELLELSRVGRMDNPLVRVSLGEVAEEAKELSQGQLEEGQGTVEGLDSLPEILCDRPRMVQVFLNLFSNAAKFRRVDAPLRIVVSSEVRPQQDELLVRVQDNGRGIKAEYLETVFGLFHQLDSQEQGTGLGLALVRRIVENHGGKIWAESAGEGTGAAFVFVLPMNGASQAEEE, encoded by the coding sequence ATGACATATATTCGCAGCGTCATGAGCATGTTGCTCCTTTTGGGGGGACTCTGCTTTCTTCCATCGGCCATGGCAGGGGGGCAGGGCGAGGCAGGGCCGCTGATCATCGTGGGGGATGAGAACTACCCACCGTTTGAATATGTAGGGGATAACGGTACGCCGCGGGGAATCTTCGTGGATTACTGGAAGGAATGGTCAAAACAAACCGGTATCCCCATAGAATATCGGCTTGAGCCTTGGCTTGAAGCTTTGCGGATGGTTAAGGCGGGCGAAGCAGATGTCCTTTCGGGTCTGTTTCGTACATCGGCTCGCGAGCAGTTTTTTGATTACGGACAGCCGTACTATTCAATTCGTGGTGCTGTTTTTTTTCATGAAAGCGTGCTTGGAGTCCGTTCTCTTGCAGATTTGCGAGGTTTCCGTGTGGGAGTCGTGCAGGGCGATTATGCCAGCACATTCTTACGTGAAAAGGCTCCGTATCTGCGTCTTGCCTTGTTTTCCAATCACGAAGCCATGGTGCGGGCCGCCATAAGCAAAGATATCCGTGTCATGGTCGGCGACCAACCCGTCATCACCTTTTTCCTTTCCCGCCATGCTTCCGGCGATGCCTTTCGCTATTCTCCGGATCCACTGTATTCCGAAGGCTGTCATCCCGCCGTACGCAAAGGGGATGGGGCCACGCTGTCCCTGTTGCAGCAACATGCGGATGCAGTGCCCCGAGCGAGACTTGAGTCCATTGTACAACGTTGGATCGGACAAAATGCCCTTAAGCGGTTGCCATGGGAATGGATCGCCACACTTGCAGCCGTCTTGCTTTTGGCCATGTTGTTTTTGGGATTGCGTAACAGGGAATTGCTGCAACGTGTCGGCTTTGCGAAGGAGTCGTTGACCAGAAGCGAGGAGCGTTACCAGCTTGCAGTGCTTGGTGCCAACGACGGGATTTGGGATTGGGACCGGGAAACGGATCAGGTTTATTTTTCTCCACGCTGGAAGGAAATCATCGGATATGGCGACCATGAATTGGCCAATGATCTGGATGAATGGAAATCTCGTATTCATCCGGAGGACTACGACCGGGTGATGGAAGCCAATCAGGCGCTGTTTGATCGAAACACCGATTCTTTTGCGGTGGAATATCGAATGTTACACCGGGACGGTTCCTGGCGATGGATTCTTGGGCGTGGGACGTGCCTTCGGGATGCGTCCGGGACTATCCGGCGCATGGCTGGGGTGCATTCCGATGTCACACATCGCCGGGAAATGGAGGAGGATCTTCGCCGGAGTGAAGAAACGCTACGGGAGATCCTGGAAAACATGATGGACGGTTACTATCGGGCGGATCTGTCCGGCCGGTTGGTTATGTCTAACAGACGGATGTATGAACTGCTTGGGTATGAAAAGTTTTCTGAAGTGGAAGGGAAGGATGTCGCTTCGACTTTTTACTATCGTCCCGAGGATCGGCGTGCACTCTTGGAGCAGCTTATGCAGCAGGGAGTATTGCAGTCATTCAGTAGTTTGCTTCGCCATAAAAACGGGCAAGCCGTTCCCGTGGAAACAAGTTCCCGGCTTGTGCTTGACGGGAAAGGTCAGCCTATTGCTGTAGAGGGCGTGGTGCGGGACGTGAGCGAACGTCGCCGGCATGAGCGTGAATTGCAGCGACTGGTGGAGCGGCTTGAAGCCAAAAATGATGAGTTGGAACGGTTTACATACACTGTTTCACATGACCTCAAAAGTCCGATTATTACGATCAAGGGATTCCTTGGACTGTTGGAACGGGATTTGGAATTGGGTGATCCGGACCGGGTGGCCGCTGATTTGGCCCGCATCAACAATGCCACCGATCGTATGGAGAAATTATTGCGGGAATTGCTGGAACTTTCCCGCGTCGGACGGATGGACAATCCCTTGGTCAGGGTCTCGTTGGGAGAAGTGGCTGAAGAAGCGAAAGAGCTATCGCAGGGGCAATTGGAAGAAGGTCAAGGAACGGTTGAAGGGTTGGACAGTTTGCCGGAGATTTTATGTGACCGACCAAGAATGGTTCAGGTTTTTCTTAATTTGTTTTCCAATGCCGCCAAGTTCCGCCGTGTGGATGCGCCTCTCCGTATCGTTGTTTCTAGCGAAGTTCGCCCGCAGCAGGACGAACTGTTGGTGCGTGTGCAGGACAATGGACGCGGCATCAAGGCCGAATATTTGGAAACCGTGTTTGGACTGTTTCATCAACTGGACAGTCAGGAACAGGGAACAGGACTCGGACTCGCTTTGGTGCGACGTATCGTGGAAAATCACGGCGGCAAAATCTGGGCGGAATCCGCAGGGGAGGGGACCGGTGCCGCGTTTGTGTTTGTTCTGCCAATGAATGGTGCTTCGCAGGCTGAGGAAGAATGA
- a CDS encoding PilZ domain-containing protein, producing MMAGDDNKRTAERKTVKKPVEFFVDADIIQAESVDLSSTGIRMTTQHPIRIRMRIYDDDGGFSEQVAELVWASKEAPLTSYGFEFGPDPEAE from the coding sequence ATGATGGCGGGGGATGACAACAAGCGGACTGCGGAACGAAAGACCGTGAAAAAACCGGTGGAATTTTTTGTGGATGCGGACATTATTCAGGCGGAATCCGTTGATTTATCCAGTACCGGGATACGCATGACCACACAGCACCCCATCCGTATTCGAATGCGGATTTACGACGATGACGGGGGGTTCAGTGAACAAGTCGCGGAGTTGGTCTGGGCTTCCAAGGAGGCGCCTCTTACCAGCTACGGTTTTGAGTTTGGACCTGATCCTGAAGCTGAGTAG
- a CDS encoding rubredoxin, translating into MEKWECPCGYVYDPELGDPDNGVEPGTPWDQVPETWVCPKCGAEKEYFEKL; encoded by the coding sequence ATGGAAAAATGGGAATGTCCGTGCGGTTACGTGTATGACCCGGAACTTGGTGACCCCGACAACGGCGTCGAGCCGGGAACACCTTGGGACCAGGTTCCTGAAACCTGGGTTTGTCCCAAGTGTGGCGCGGAAAAAGAATACTTTGAGAAACTTTGA
- a CDS encoding HDOD domain-containing protein, whose protein sequence is MSRREEIISAIQNVERMPSSVQKAVVLLGDPDVDVGELAKAIEHDPGLTSNLLRLANSAVFGAKRSISTVREAIVRLGASNLKKILTTAGLAPVANREIKGYGLPPGTLLKHSITVAVSAEELARQLSVHPPEHTFTSGLLSDIGKVVLGTFLAVDAEPILRLAHDQGMTFEAAEEEILGINHAEVGALLLDFWELPENIVRVVRWKYDPLGIPQRDLALDLVHVADSLAKMSGIGVGVDGLNYRPSEQVAKRLGLTSDIIDKTMAEVLEKVEDLFQGLYEG, encoded by the coding sequence ATGAGTCGGCGCGAGGAGATCATTTCGGCAATCCAAAATGTGGAACGTATGCCATCCTCCGTGCAGAAGGCTGTGGTGCTTTTGGGTGATCCCGATGTGGATGTGGGAGAGCTGGCCAAAGCCATTGAGCATGATCCGGGTTTGACCAGTAATCTTTTGCGTCTGGCTAATTCCGCTGTATTCGGAGCCAAACGGAGCATTTCCACTGTTCGTGAGGCCATTGTGCGTCTCGGAGCGTCCAATCTGAAGAAAATACTTACCACTGCGGGGCTGGCTCCCGTGGCCAACCGCGAGATCAAGGGCTATGGCCTGCCGCCGGGAACACTGTTGAAACACTCCATCACCGTTGCTGTCAGTGCCGAAGAGTTGGCTAGGCAACTATCCGTGCATCCCCCGGAGCACACGTTCACTTCGGGCCTTCTTTCGGATATCGGCAAGGTGGTGCTTGGTACGTTTTTGGCCGTGGATGCCGAGCCAATCCTTCGTCTAGCCCATGATCAAGGGATGACATTCGAGGCGGCCGAGGAGGAGATTCTCGGTATCAATCATGCGGAAGTTGGGGCTTTGTTGCTGGATTTCTGGGAACTTCCGGAAAATATCGTTCGAGTTGTCCGCTGGAAATATGATCCGTTGGGCATTCCGCAGCGTGATTTGGCCTTGGACCTGGTTCATGTGGCTGATTCCTTGGCAAAGATGTCCGGTATCGGCGTGGGGGTGGATGGATTGAATTACCGCCCCTCTGAGCAGGTGGCGAAACGGTTGGGATTGACGAGCGATATTATTGATAAAACAATGGCTGAAGTTTTAGAGAAGGTGGAGGATCTCTTTCAAGGGTTGTATGAAGGTTGA